The window GGTGTTTTTCatggtgtttgttttgtgggTGCTGAGGTTTTGATACAGAGCCCCTTTTCCAAAAGTTGCTTGTAATGTTTGAGAGAACCGGTTTATCACATTAGTCTACCTACTGGAAAACGCTTTGGATAGGATTTGATTGCTATATGTGATCTAGAAAACCCAATACAAGATATGTTTCCTTTACCTTCAATTCATTTATAATCTTGTTTAACACACTCCTCTAAGAAAGGTTTAGATTCTCCTAGACTTTCTTACCTTACTTCCCAAAGTGATCACTCTTCTATATTTAATGACCTGACTATTATGTGTACACACATTCTATATTATTGATCAAAtaccttattatattttaaGGATTCACTATACCCTCATTTGCAAACACTTTAAACCCTGACATAATGGAGGATTTTAAGGATTTTCATAATAATagcataaaacaggaaactaaaATAACGGCACCAGCAGAGCTCGGCCAACCACCCCATACCTTGTGTATGGACAGTCAACTCTGCCTTTGTAGCCGTCGATGTAGCTCTTGGACAATATTTGGTCGCTCACAGCGCGTGCGATGAATTGGCCCACCAACTGGAAAATGAACACAAAAGGAGggatacattttaaacaaacatgaaaGTCAAGGGCCTCATGTTGATGAATGCCTGACATGTAAAGCACCTCCTTTTTGTGCAGGGAAATTTCTCACTTTAAGAATGAAGTGAGAAATAAGGATTTATTCAACAAGACACTGGCATTTCTATGGCTCCCTAttgattccttttttttctaaattgggaattcatttgtatttgttatatataaaatatattacttCAAGGAACAGTGTCTTCTTGCAACAGTAAATAGAATACAGTTTTGTTGCATGAGAATACATGGAGGCCCcacaaaaacactgacatgACAGATGACTGGCAGTGGCCTCAGGGgcgagtgtgtatgtgtttgtttacagtAGTGCAAGCACATGATTTAGGGAAACGAAAGAGCTGGCTTTGCTCTTCTAGCCTCCACAAAGCCTGTGCTCAACACTGATCATTGTTCCTGTTCAGACAAGAGACAGCTCCGTCTCATTCGACCCATGGCCGTGTCTAGACTGGCAGGCAcatgaggagaaagagaggagtgtgcaatgtgtgtgtgagaaaaactgagaaagagagagtgaaatGGGTAAAGGGAAGGAGGCGGGGGCCAGGCAGAGTCATTACCCACAGAGAACTATGAGAGTGGGACAGAAATGACTAGTGACCCCCAACAAGACTGGAACGGGAAGGGTGTGAGGGGTGGTAACCAATAACCCTTTGAGCGTTCTTTGCTGAGCTTGCATTTTGCAAGAGCCGACAAACAATGGACAGAGATCTCATGTTTGCGCAGGCTGAAAAGAACAAttgcacgcacatacacacacgttcCCCTAAACTGCACCACCGACTGTGTAGAAACTCAAACAGAATGCATATTTTTTAGTATGAAACAAGTCTTTCTTGTTGACTGTAATGGGActgacagatatatatatacaccgtCAAAAcgatttaaaaatgtcattgtatatatttttccaTATCGTTTCTATAGCAATCTTGGAAAACCGGTGCCAGTAGCTGCGTTACGGCAACATGTACATAGCTTGGACGGCATTTCTCATCCTTGaacattatgtttattttgtatttaagttctataataaaatgagaaaatactcaatacttttCATTTGTCAAGTATTTAATTTACATGAGTATACAGAAATAGGCTTCACTATGTGGTTATTTAATTACCAGTACACATGCTATATTGTGATATCGATATCGTATATCAATTGAGATATGAAATTACCTAAATCGGGATAAAAGATTTTGGCCATTATTGCCCAGCTATAAGTTGCTAATTGAGCTACGGGTGTACACACTTATCTCCAGACCTTCAGATGGCTCACCTGTGGGGCTCCGGGTGTATCCAAGACCAGATCGGGCAGCTCTAGTAGCAATTTGTCAAAAGACTTTTCCATGTCGCTGCGGGACAGCACCGGCCCGCACAGGTCAGCCAGCAGCCTGGACGTGAGCTCCCGGTGGCTGGCTTTGGCCTCCAGGGCCAGCGACACAGCCAGCGAGGGTACTTTGCTCTGCATCGGTCCAAGGTTCAATTCGGCAAGCAGCTCCTGGATGTGGAGAGAAACATTAACTTGGCATATGCTCTAATGGCTGTGTTCACGTCTTttaattcttattatttttagaGAACTTTCTATGTAGATTTCCGCTTCAAAGTACATTAACAGGTTGTTTCCTGCACACTTACCGCTACTTCATTTGTGTCTCCAtgttcaaagtactcttgcacTATGGGGGTGACTGTCTTCTCAAAGTCCCTCTCATCCAGCGGGGGAACCACAGTCTCATACACACAgttttcctgtcaaaacacaatCACATTCTAGGTCAAGCATTTGGGAAATTAAATAAGGATGAGCTGCCATACATGATAGTTTTATCAAGaattaacatttacagtaaatgacTCACTTGTAcagtttttggtatttttaattttattattttattcaccGTACATACACATAATAGGAAAACTTACAATATCATGCAAGTTAATGCAGCAACTTCATAaactacactttaaaaaatgactacATAGCAACAAAGTctcaataaacattacacattataaGCCCTacatacatttcttttattgCAGGGTTTTGCATTGATTGCATCAGATTTTACAAGTGACCATGCTATTCTGAACACTACatgtataataataaagatGTCAACACCACAGTCAGTACCTGAGCTTCATCATAGTTGGGGTCTTTCTGATCAACCTCCTCCAATTCATAAACTTCACCAGATCGGCCCCACACACCTTTTCCTCCAGCCCCACCTGAGGACAAACGTCAGTGACATTGTTTGACATGAGATCTAACATCCTGATGGCCCATTTTAAGGCATTAGCAGTGTCATTTTCCAAAGATTGAGTGGCACATATATCTGGTTACTTGAAACACAAGTTGTTTTGAAAACATCTCATCTCTGAACATGACGTCCCTCAAATATAACTCCTGAGAAACACAATCAAAGCAGTTTCAAAGCAGACATAAGAAGAAGGTGGGGTACTGAGTAGGGCTGCGCAATTAACCGCAATTGtatcaaaattgcaatatggactagtgcattATTCAAACTGCGGGGGGAagtgcaatatttgttaatggcaAAAAGTGTGTCCAACCATTCTGAAtcaagtattgtggtgctgcagagatgtcccggcctacaaatcctacACTACAgactagagaaaaaaaaaaaaactttgtttgttACAGATCCATGCAAATAACACACTatgaatcattttaatttatttcaatgaaaatgagaatgatacaaaaatgatcattccctccaatatcgttaatcatatcgcaatatcagtcaaaataattgcaattagatatttaTCCTCCTATCATGCAGCCCTTGTACTGAGGGTAAAAATTCAGACATGGAAACAAAAAGGTGATGCTGATGTGTAATGTTTAGTAGTTTCAATGTTTATTTAATAATTCCCAAGTTCAAAAAGAAATAGGAAGAAGTTCATAAACAATTTATCAGGTCCTACCCCTTTAGgttttgaatatatatatatatatatatatatatcagggAAACATCTTAAGTGTTCTGTAACATTTGTTAGATTAAATCTTATGAGCAATTTAGGGTCAAACACCCACTGTATGGCGCCAGACAAAACCCAGACACATTTTCAGAATCTGCTTATTAGAAGCCTGGCCACCCCCATGCTGTGATGAAGGTCAGAACCCCCACTGGTTATTTGGTTGTCCTGACCTGACCTCCAAACATCTCTGGAGACAAccagatttttttcaaatgtgtgaaATATTTTCATTAAAGGCCTTGCAGTGTCAAGCCTCTTGGATTCATTTTAAAGAGAAGTAACAGTTCTAACATCAAGAAGGAAATAACAGTCGAGAAAAGTGCCATGCTTTTGACAAACTGTTAAACAATAGGCCTTGCAGGCAGTTGCTTAGTGTTTTAGTCAAAACCACACAAAAGATTTTAACCAATGATGCTTCATGTATTTTATGATCTCTGTACCCAAAATAACCCAACAATTCTCTTTCAGACTTCCTTATATCACACAGCACATCTCTCTGCTATCTCAGAGCACATCTCTTATATATGGTTTTATAAGTTGTccagtggtaaaaaaagaaatgctatAGTTGTTATAATATTACTAATGTTACACGGATCATTATCTGTATGTGTAATCTCTACTAAAGCCATGCTACATTCTCTTTAACCCAAGGACCAAACATGCTGTGATATAAGCCTATCTGGGGAGGTGACGCCCAGAGGTGTCCAAAGTATTTACATTCAAAACTCTTGTAGAAGTTTATATACACTAGAgtttaaaaagacttctgtagaaGTTTAAGTATTAACTtaagctttttactcaagtaaaagtgtaaaagtactggtttcaaaactattttaaaagtataaaaagtaatgtagggaggaaaaaaattccattaaggaaaaaaaaatcttaggcCACGCTACAGGGGCCTATAGGGCCTAAGTATTGTAATGGtgcaaaaagtcaaacttcagaggtatgtttgtatgtatcaATAGCTTTTATTGGAATGTAAATATACATCCAAGCTTATCTGCAGGAATCAGTGAAGGCAACGGATTCACTCTATACGGATGGCGCAATTTATCTGgataagtttttgttttttttgtgtgttttctcgtACGATGACAAGCCGAAATTAAAACACGCCAAACTGAAATAGGGGTAATGagacaatttttaaaatgtaaggagtagaaaataCAGATAATTGCGTGAAAATCTAAGgcgtagaagtaaaaagtctgctgtTAAATTATTACTCCAGTGTAGATACCCCAAAtgtctacttaagtaaaataacaaagtatttgcactttgttacttgacacctctggggacgcctctgtgtgtgttacacaaacaaacatctgCTGGGTCTGAGGTCAGACTGAAGACCAAGGAACCAAATATCAAGTAGCTTGTGTGACATGCTTTAAAACCTCCATTAGTCCCAACCAGGCACAGTGGCACATGCCACTATATTTAGCACAGCCCACATTGGTTGTGGAAAACTGTTCCACTTCAGCATTAAAACATGGTGGCTGCCAGTTTGCTCTCGCCAGAGATTCTGCACATCCACTGTATTGGTCTTTCAAAATTGCATTTCATGAACCTTTAATGCAGGAGAGCTCAGCGCTCAAATAATAGGGCCCAACTGGTGTGACGGTTCTGTTATGCAACCAGCAAAATggacagacattgttttaagaGAAACTACAGTACACTGGAAGAGCAAAGTGACTGAACTGTACTGCAGTCTGCTGGGACATATAGGTAGACAGTGCATGCTTACATCACTGAATGAGGACAAGCAGTGAGAGACAGCTGGACAATTAGAACACTTGCTAAATTCTGCTATAAATTTGTGATGTATCAgtgttacttttaaaagtacAGTTTGGGGAAAGGCAGATCAGAGGAGCTATATTTGGTTTAATGTATAAATTGGAAAAAGCAATTAAGCCATTATACATCAGCTGAATATCTAATGCGGTTATCAATAGGGTCACCCAATAAGAaagtattatattattgtttttctgtcctTTAAACCTGCCCAATCTTCTATTTTACACCATAACAACGATGTGTTTACTATGTTTATTTGTAtgtgcttttgtttcttttgtcaaAGCTATTTAAAAACTAATGTTTAAGGTGCTACacaaatacaattacaaaaggagaaaaaataatgtcACATCCAATGCATTGACAGATTATCACGAACAAAAGTAACTTCTGGAACACTAAACACAAATGTTGCCAAGATTGTTATTTAACCTCTAATGGAAATTTACAGAAACGCTTGGCGGGGCAGATGAAAACAAATGGGTGCTTTTAAATGGCCGTGACCTGCTCAAAATCACCTAGCAATTTGTGTACATGCTAATTGGTTTATGGCTCCTAGATGGAGGGCCAGTCACACAGTGATGAATGCCTTTTCTTTGTAGTACAGGGCACTAAAACACCAGAGGCTCTTTGATTTATTTGTACTTGCCTGTGGTAATTATTAGCAAACGCTTATCCTTTAGAAAATTAGAGAAACTGAGACCTCTAGTTGCTGGTATCACACAGAAATGACTTTAACCTATATCATATTATAATAGTATTGATACtataatattgcaatattaagTAGTAAATTGAACTGACTTCATTTATTGAAATGTTAAATCTTCGTACCTTTCTTTGGCAGACCTCTGCCCTTGCCCAGTCGGGACTTTCTGTCCAGCAGCTTGCTCTTAGGGCTGCTGGGTGTCACCGAGGTTCCACTGACCACGTCCCCGTTATCGCTGAGAGAGTCCCCCCTGCCGGAGTCCCTGGAGGAGTTCTTTCTCAGCCTCCGCTTGGCCTTCGCCTTGAGACGTGCTTCATGCATGCTGTTGCTAGACGAGGACAGCAAGTTGCCATTTATCtcatttttgaagtttttgttgACAACCAATCCCGCATTGTCTTCGTCTCCGGATAAAAAGGAGTCACTCAGGTCCTCCACCTCTGCTGAATTTCAAGGACAACATAGGGGAGAGTTTAAGTTGATGAGTAAGCGGTACTGTTTTTCTGTGCAGAACAGATAAGGGAGATTAGAGCTGATGGTTCTTTGTAGTATTTGTTTCAGCCGGGCCGT of the Etheostoma spectabile isolate EspeVRDwgs_2016 chromosome 2, UIUC_Espe_1.0, whole genome shotgun sequence genome contains:
- the pdcd4b gene encoding programmed cell death protein 4b isoform X2 codes for the protein MATDCEAWLNANFVEVEDLSDSFLSGDEDNAGLVVNKNFKNEINGNLLSSSSNSMHEARLKAKAKRRLRKNSSRDSGRGDSLSDNGDVVSGTSVTPSSPKSKLLDRKSRLGKGRGLPKKGGAGGKGVWGRSGEVYELEEVDQKDPNYDEAQENCVYETVVPPLDERDFEKTVTPIVQEYFEHGDTNEVAELLAELNLGPMQSKVPSLAVSLALEAKASHRELTSRLLADLCGPVLSRSDMEKSFDKLLLELPDLVLDTPGAPQLVGQFIARAVSDQILSKSYIDGYKGRVDCPYTRVSLDRAAVLLKMSMGGLRIDNQWGTGGGQRPVIQLIKEMNLLLKEYILSGDTKEAEKCLKDLEVPHFHHEFVYEAIVMMLESKGEKTLKMVLQLLKSLSVSCVINIDQMRRGYERVYMDIAEINIDVPRAYFILEQCVDQSFSMGIIDVKLRDLCPCRGRKRFVSEGDGGVVKLES
- the pdcd4b gene encoding programmed cell death protein 4b isoform X1 — protein: MATDCEAWLNANFVAEVEDLSDSFLSGDEDNAGLVVNKNFKNEINGNLLSSSSNSMHEARLKAKAKRRLRKNSSRDSGRGDSLSDNGDVVSGTSVTPSSPKSKLLDRKSRLGKGRGLPKKGGAGGKGVWGRSGEVYELEEVDQKDPNYDEAQENCVYETVVPPLDERDFEKTVTPIVQEYFEHGDTNEVAELLAELNLGPMQSKVPSLAVSLALEAKASHRELTSRLLADLCGPVLSRSDMEKSFDKLLLELPDLVLDTPGAPQLVGQFIARAVSDQILSKSYIDGYKGRVDCPYTRVSLDRAAVLLKMSMGGLRIDNQWGTGGGQRPVIQLIKEMNLLLKEYILSGDTKEAEKCLKDLEVPHFHHEFVYEAIVMMLESKGEKTLKMVLQLLKSLSVSCVINIDQMRRGYERVYMDIAEINIDVPRAYFILEQCVDQSFSMGIIDVKLRDLCPCRGRKRFVSEGDGGVVKLES